Proteins encoded together in one Bacteroidota bacterium window:
- a CDS encoding VCBS repeat-containing protein, which yields MVEYNTAIVLEAEPRRSANAEVADIDGDGSNEILLAIGRHWPGPNLLFRGDASGGFTTVDTLSNPQDRTYSLSVADMDGDGGLDMVVSNDRPDPNYVLLNDGTGQFTERVVFGDPSWPTRNSTVADLNLDGKPDVVVANRDTTSTGNNFVCLNNSDVMLALSCTSISSGPATTISVADINGDGNPDLVVPYRDVGQSRIYFGDGTGSFSGTVDFGPADASFRSAIALDLNTDNYLDLVAIDDRKNLTLAFLQTSDLQFEAGRQIDRGANRPYALDQADLNGDGRQDLLVGYRNAPSTAFFNLGDSLQNVSFGDSSGTTYGFGVGDIDNDGIVDIVSARSDASDVLFLGSHSN from the coding sequence TTGGTTGAATACAACACAGCCATTGTGCTGGAGGCAGAACCCCGGCGATCAGCCAATGCTGAGGTAGCAGATATCGACGGGGACGGCAGCAACGAAATCCTGCTCGCGATAGGCCGGCACTGGCCCGGCCCCAACTTGCTCTTTCGCGGAGATGCATCCGGTGGGTTTACGACCGTGGATACCCTGTCCAACCCTCAGGATCGCACATATTCGCTCTCTGTTGCCGACATGGACGGCGACGGCGGCCTCGACATGGTGGTGTCTAACGACCGACCCGACCCTAACTATGTTTTACTGAATGATGGCACAGGCCAATTTACGGAACGCGTTGTGTTCGGCGATCCGTCGTGGCCAACCCGCAACAGCACGGTGGCAGACTTAAACCTGGACGGCAAGCCCGATGTAGTTGTCGCGAACCGAGACACTACTTCTACAGGCAACAATTTTGTCTGTTTGAATAACTCAGACGTTATGCTAGCATTGTCGTGTACGTCTATATCCTCGGGGCCGGCCACAACGATTTCGGTGGCAGACATCAATGGGGATGGAAACCCTGACCTGGTCGTCCCCTACCGTGACGTTGGACAAAGCCGTATCTATTTCGGTGACGGCACTGGTAGTTTCTCTGGCACCGTTGATTTTGGACCTGCAGATGCTTCCTTCAGATCAGCGATCGCATTGGACTTAAATACGGACAACTACCTCGATCTGGTTGCCATCGACGACCGGAAAAACTTGACGTTGGCATTTCTTCAAACATCCGACCTGCAATTTGAAGCCGGCCGGCAAATCGACCGGGGTGCCAACAGGCCCTATGCCCTCGACCAGGCGGATCTTAACGGCGACGGCCGGCAAGACCTTTTAGTGGGCTATCGCAATGCCCCGTCCACCGCGTTCTTCAATCTTGGAGACAGTTTACAGAACGTTTCGTTTGGTGATAGTTCAGGGACCACTTATGGATTCGGCGTTGGCGACATTGACAACGATGGTATTGTTGATATCGTGTCAGCGCGATCTGATGCTTCTGATGTGCTGTTTTTAGGGAGCCATTCCAACTAA
- a CDS encoding nuclear transport factor 2 family protein — translation MENTLGHQTFDDWLTRYGHAWEKGDADAVVNLFASDGRYYETPFDEPMVGSDAIRSYWQEGASDAQEEVTFSFTILSWDNNTGIAHWRAEFKRVPSGIHVDLDGILLAAFSPDGRCTLFKEWWHRTEAG, via the coding sequence ATGGAAAATACCCTCGGACATCAAACATTTGATGATTGGCTCACCCGCTATGGACACGCGTGGGAGAAAGGGGATGCTGATGCTGTGGTAAACTTATTTGCTTCAGATGGGCGCTACTACGAAACGCCGTTCGATGAACCGATGGTCGGCTCCGACGCCATCCGCTCGTATTGGCAGGAAGGAGCATCGGATGCCCAGGAAGAGGTCACTTTTAGCTTCACGATACTCTCGTGGGACAATAACACGGGCATCGCACATTGGCGGGCCGAGTTCAAGCGCGTGCCTTCGGGGATACATGTGGATCTGGATGGGATCCTTTTGGCAGCATTTTCACCCGATGGGCGGTGTACGCTATTCAAAGAATGGTGGCACCGGACGGAGGCCGGCTGA
- a CDS encoding type II CAAX endopeptidase family protein: protein MKPLQILYSLLAIAAIVVFPHLGLIPNFGYTIPLLLVVWLVLKQNGEKFSDIGFRFKPLTLKAVLIGSGAAVAILSIMQGLVFPLLELFVELEEEDLGLYDIIRENKIQLLIMIVMGWLIGGFYEEIVFHGFIFTRLEKMIPGQYTTVLSFVIACLLFGAYHLQMGAAGAFNALVVGMVYQGLFLYFKRDLWASIICHGVYNTLVMTLIHLGYLLS, encoded by the coding sequence ATGAAGCCCCTTCAAATTTTATATAGCCTGCTTGCTATTGCAGCGATAGTGGTATTCCCGCACCTGGGTTTAATTCCCAACTTTGGATATACCATCCCGCTGCTTCTTGTCGTTTGGCTTGTGCTTAAACAAAACGGAGAGAAATTCTCAGATATCGGTTTTCGTTTTAAGCCTTTAACGCTAAAGGCAGTCCTGATCGGAAGCGGCGCAGCGGTAGCCATTTTGAGCATTATGCAAGGGCTCGTATTTCCACTGCTGGAGCTTTTTGTTGAATTGGAAGAAGAAGATTTGGGCCTTTACGACATTATCCGCGAAAACAAAATTCAACTCCTCATTATGATTGTTATGGGGTGGTTGATCGGTGGGTTTTATGAAGAAATTGTCTTTCATGGATTCATTTTTACCCGGCTGGAAAAGATGATTCCCGGTCAGTATACAACCGTGTTGAGCTTTGTTATCGCATGTTTACTGTTTGGCGCTTACCATCTTCAAATGGGTGCCGCCGGCGCATTCAATGCGCTTGTGGTTGGGATGGTGTACCAGGGCTTGTTTTTGTATTTCAAGCGTGATTTATGGGCATCCATTATCTGTCATGGGGTGTACAATACCCTGGTTATGACGCTGATCCATTTGGGCTATTTGTTGTCGTAA
- a CDS encoding GNAT family N-acetyltransferase, with product MIYRALDQTTHLEPLDSSHVAATYKLITANREHLDRWLRWSSAIQTRADVSGFIEQFQTRLQQGNGFLCGIWSSGALAGAVVCWYIHPENSNAEIGYWLGEAFTGQGLATRASAKTIDYLFNEVGLHRIEMQCGVENTKSRAVPERLGFKLEGMRRASHWITNRFVDHAIYGMLSSEWKTHASLPREQRDITMDYALRMANSGDHDWLEDLRKQAYRDLFIATWGAWDEARHKRHFAGFLSKGNCLIIQAGQTDVGMIQRIESADRLTIEEIQVLPQYQRQGLGTAILKDTIAKAQSLRKDVYLSLGLKNTKAYRLYNRMGFEEYKRTDTHFHMRICTADESEDSVADEKAT from the coding sequence ATGATCTACCGCGCGCTCGATCAAACCACACACCTCGAACCTTTAGATTCCAGCCATGTAGCGGCTACCTATAAACTTATCACAGCAAACCGCGAACACCTTGATCGCTGGCTACGGTGGTCATCAGCCATCCAAACCCGTGCTGATGTCAGCGGCTTTATCGAACAATTTCAAACCAGACTACAACAGGGCAACGGCTTTCTTTGCGGGATATGGTCTAGTGGCGCGCTCGCCGGCGCCGTCGTGTGCTGGTATATTCACCCCGAAAACAGCAATGCAGAGATCGGGTATTGGCTTGGAGAAGCATTCACAGGGCAAGGACTGGCAACGCGTGCTTCCGCAAAAACAATCGACTATTTATTCAACGAGGTGGGACTTCATCGCATAGAAATGCAATGTGGTGTCGAAAACACAAAAAGTCGCGCTGTTCCAGAGCGTCTGGGTTTCAAACTCGAAGGCATGCGAAGGGCATCACATTGGATTACCAATCGATTTGTAGACCATGCGATCTATGGGATGTTATCTTCTGAATGGAAAACGCACGCTTCCCTCCCACGTGAACAAAGAGACATCACCATGGACTATGCCCTAAGAATGGCAAATTCAGGCGATCATGACTGGCTTGAAGACCTGCGCAAACAGGCCTACCGGGACTTGTTTATTGCAACGTGGGGCGCATGGGATGAAGCCCGGCACAAGCGGCATTTTGCCGGCTTCTTGTCAAAAGGCAATTGCCTTATTATTCAAGCCGGACAGACAGATGTTGGGATGATCCAACGCATCGAATCTGCCGATCGATTGACCATTGAAGAGATCCAGGTTTTGCCCCAATACCAGCGCCAAGGATTGGGCACTGCAATTTTAAAAGACACCATTGCCAAGGCCCAGTCTTTGAGAAAAGATGTGTATCTCTCACTTGGACTCAAAAACACAAAAGCATACCGCCTTTACAATCGAATGGGATTCGAGGAATACAAAAGAACAGACACCCATTTTCACATGCGGATCTGTACAGCAGACGAAAGCGAAGACTCAGTCGCGGATGAAAAAGCAACTTGA
- a CDS encoding FAD-dependent oxidoreductase has protein sequence MKFVSTQLSYFFSDNQVRRNVRALLKYVAFVLVVVVVFAEVFHLIMVHVEGQDHSWFTGLYWTLTVMSTLGFGDITFQSDLGRVFSMLVLLSGIVLLLIVLPFAFIRFFYAPWLEAQIRLRAPQHVPAGTTGHVILCAYDMITPGLIERLKQADIPYFVLEPDPMLASNRYLDGVSVIMGEVDNRETYEALQLDKARMVFVNREDTVNTNIILTVRQVAPEVPIVATAGKKGSIDVLQLSGANHVLCLKKFLGEQLASRVTASHAHAHIIGKYRDLMIAELPLHRTPLAGRTVRETRLREFTGISIVGVWEYGRMKPARPEMELSHASVLVVIGTAAQLQELDDMLVIYNVNDNPVVIIGGGVVGTAAAEALKRQGIPVHMVEQDPALCERAGRNCQAVFSGDAADYELLTQAGIMEAPSVLLTTNDDAMNIYLASYCRNLNPELRVVSRISHERNLEAIHRAGANLVLSYASLGMEAVFSILQGKELIMLGEGVDLFSMALPRSLHGKPLVETRIGERTGLNVIAMQHNGEVRTDMSASTVLVAGAELLMLGSSKQRQEFVEVFGKH, from the coding sequence ATGAAGTTTGTCAGTACACAGCTTTCCTACTTCTTCAGCGACAACCAGGTCCGGCGTAATGTACGCGCTCTGCTGAAGTATGTAGCATTCGTGTTGGTGGTTGTTGTGGTTTTTGCCGAAGTATTCCACCTGATTATGGTACACGTGGAAGGGCAGGATCATTCGTGGTTCACTGGCCTGTACTGGACGCTGACCGTGATGAGTACGCTGGGCTTTGGCGATATCACTTTTCAGAGCGACCTTGGGCGTGTTTTTAGCATGTTAGTGCTGCTTTCCGGCATCGTGTTGCTGTTGATTGTGTTGCCCTTTGCTTTCATTCGCTTTTTTTATGCGCCCTGGCTGGAGGCGCAGATTCGGTTGCGTGCACCACAGCACGTTCCTGCCGGCACAACCGGGCATGTCATCCTCTGCGCTTACGACATGATTACCCCCGGCCTGATTGAACGGCTGAAGCAGGCAGATATCCCATACTTCGTTCTTGAGCCTGATCCAATGCTTGCCTCAAACCGGTACCTCGATGGGGTTTCGGTGATTATGGGGGAGGTGGACAACAGAGAAACCTATGAGGCTTTACAACTCGATAAAGCCCGCATGGTGTTTGTTAACAGAGAGGATACCGTTAACACCAACATTATTCTTACGGTGCGGCAGGTGGCACCCGAGGTGCCCATCGTCGCAACTGCCGGCAAAAAAGGGTCGATCGATGTATTGCAACTCAGCGGGGCCAACCACGTGCTCTGTCTGAAGAAATTCCTGGGTGAGCAGCTTGCCAGCCGGGTCACCGCATCGCATGCCCATGCACACATCATCGGCAAGTATCGGGACCTCATGATTGCTGAGTTGCCATTGCACCGAACCCCGTTGGCCGGTCGCACGGTTCGGGAGACGCGCCTGCGTGAGTTTACCGGTATCAGCATCGTAGGTGTTTGGGAGTACGGCCGGATGAAGCCGGCCCGGCCTGAGATGGAACTCTCCCATGCCAGTGTACTGGTTGTGATCGGCACAGCAGCGCAGCTCCAGGAGCTCGACGACATGCTCGTGATCTATAACGTAAACGACAACCCGGTGGTCATCATCGGTGGTGGGGTCGTTGGAACGGCGGCTGCAGAGGCCCTCAAACGACAAGGCATTCCAGTTCATATGGTAGAGCAGGATCCGGCGCTGTGCGAACGCGCTGGCCGCAACTGCCAGGCCGTTTTTTCTGGAGATGCAGCAGACTATGAATTGCTTACACAGGCGGGCATCATGGAGGCCCCGTCGGTGCTGCTTACCACCAATGACGACGCGATGAACATTTATCTGGCCTCCTACTGCCGTAACCTGAATCCGGAGTTGCGGGTGGTCAGCCGTATTTCACACGAGCGCAACCTGGAGGCGATCCACCGCGCCGGCGCTAACCTTGTGTTGAGCTATGCCTCGCTTGGTATGGAGGCGGTGTTCTCAATTTTGCAAGGCAAGGAGCTGATCATGCTGGGAGAGGGTGTCGACCTGTTTTCGATGGCGCTGCCCCGGTCGCTTCACGGCAAGCCACTCGTAGAGACCCGCATCGGCGAACGCACCGGATTGAACGTGATCGCCATGCAACACAACGGCGAGGTCCGCACAGACATGTCGGCTTCGACTGTGCTGGTTGCAGGTGCTGAGCTCCTCATGTTAGGCAGCAGCAAGCAACGCCAGGAATTTGTGGAGGTCTTTGGGAAGCATTAG
- a CDS encoding VOC family protein has product MQLGAFSISLAVKDLEASAAFYKKFGFEPFAGDASQNWLILRNGDHVIGLFQGMFEKNIMTFNPGWNQQAQNLDAFTDIRALQRNLKAAGVQFVTEADETTTGPASFTVVDPDGNPILVDQHV; this is encoded by the coding sequence ATGCAACTCGGTGCTTTTTCCATCAGCCTTGCCGTCAAAGACCTTGAAGCTTCAGCGGCTTTTTATAAAAAGTTTGGCTTCGAACCTTTTGCTGGAGATGCCTCCCAAAACTGGCTGATCCTGCGCAATGGCGACCACGTCATCGGTCTGTTTCAGGGCATGTTCGAGAAAAACATCATGACTTTCAATCCAGGCTGGAACCAGCAGGCACAAAATCTCGACGCCTTCACTGATATCCGCGCGTTGCAACGCAACTTGAAGGCAGCGGGTGTACAGTTTGTGACGGAGGCAGACGAGACCACCACGGGACCAGCCAGTTTTACTGTTGTAGATCCTGATGGTAATCCGATCCTTGTGGACCAGCATGTTTAG
- a CDS encoding EthD family reductase produces MKKMNLAAPYLLLSVVLLAGCAATKSAPDGNMASAVKLMVLYPQPTDVEKFELDYVEHLKLLHEKANIAEDAPLPYTVTRFAPTPDGPPPYYQLFTMHYSSAEALQQARSSLGEVAADAVRISSGGAPIVMIGSDTP; encoded by the coding sequence ATGAAAAAAATGAACCTGGCTGCCCCGTATCTTCTTTTGTCCGTCGTTTTACTCGCAGGCTGCGCAGCGACAAAGTCGGCACCTGATGGTAACATGGCGTCAGCCGTGAAGTTGATGGTCCTTTACCCGCAGCCGACCGATGTGGAAAAATTCGAGCTTGACTACGTTGAGCATCTCAAGCTCCTTCATGAGAAAGCCAATATCGCGGAAGATGCGCCCCTTCCGTACACCGTAACCAGGTTTGCGCCAACGCCGGATGGCCCACCTCCTTACTATCAACTCTTTACAATGCATTATTCGTCAGCAGAAGCCCTCCAGCAAGCCAGAAGCAGCCTGGGTGAAGTGGCGGCTGATGCTGTTCGCATTTCTTCAGGGGGAGCTCCCATTGTTATGATTGGGAGTGACACCCCCTAG
- a CDS encoding NAD(P)/FAD-dependent oxidoreductase produces MNRREFVQMCQMLGLSLPVAGAVSACGETDALAREVNNVIIVGAGAAGLTAGYLLQQQGIAFQILEASSGFGGRMKRTTTFANFPIPLGAEWIHVNANILDEIVNDEALQVDIATTQYDTSVDYALYEGERVSMPDIGFNEDSKFINATWFDFFEQYIFPAVAQQVTYDAVVETIDYTTETVSVATENTTYTADRVIVMAPVKLLQNGAITFTPALPDDKQEAIDAVRVWDGCKAFIAFTEKFYPTAIAFEIIPETAGQKLYYDAAYGQDTTEHVLGLFAVGTGTKPYVDLNNDELIAYMLNELDELFDGQASPNYIKHIFQNWNTDPFANGAYVVDHENWRTVRTLGQNVNNRLYFAGTSYTDGEDWSSVHTATRSAARAVQEILRS; encoded by the coding sequence ATGAACCGACGGGAGTTTGTACAGATGTGCCAGATGCTCGGGCTAAGTTTGCCCGTTGCTGGCGCTGTATCCGCATGCGGCGAAACGGACGCGCTGGCGCGGGAAGTTAACAATGTAATTATCGTTGGCGCCGGCGCAGCCGGCCTTACAGCCGGCTACCTCCTTCAACAACAAGGCATAGCGTTCCAAATTCTGGAAGCCTCCTCCGGATTCGGGGGCCGTATGAAGCGCACCACCACCTTTGCCAACTTCCCCATTCCGCTAGGCGCAGAATGGATTCACGTCAATGCCAACATTCTTGATGAAATTGTCAACGATGAGGCATTACAAGTTGATATTGCCACAACGCAGTACGACACGAGCGTGGATTACGCCTTGTATGAAGGAGAGCGGGTGTCAATGCCGGACATTGGCTTCAATGAAGACAGCAAGTTTATCAATGCCACCTGGTTTGATTTCTTCGAGCAATATATCTTCCCCGCTGTTGCACAGCAGGTCACCTATGATGCCGTGGTCGAGACGATAGATTACACAACCGAAACGGTTAGTGTCGCTACAGAAAACACGACCTATACGGCAGACCGGGTAATTGTCATGGCTCCCGTCAAACTGCTCCAAAACGGCGCGATCACCTTCACGCCGGCATTACCCGATGACAAACAGGAAGCCATCGATGCTGTACGCGTATGGGATGGATGCAAGGCATTCATTGCTTTTACCGAGAAGTTTTACCCTACAGCCATTGCTTTCGAAATAATCCCCGAGACGGCAGGCCAGAAACTCTACTATGACGCCGCTTACGGCCAGGACACCACCGAGCACGTACTGGGGTTGTTTGCTGTAGGTACCGGGACAAAACCCTATGTCGACTTAAACAACGACGAACTGATTGCCTACATGCTCAACGAATTGGACGAACTATTCGACGGCCAGGCTTCACCCAATTACATAAAACACATTTTTCAGAACTGGAACACTGATCCGTTTGCAAACGGGGCATATGTTGTTGATCATGAAAACTGGCGCACGGTACGTACGCTGGGCCAAAACGTCAATAACCGCCTGTACTTTGCCGGCACATCTTATACTGATGGGGAGGATTGGAGTAGCGTTCATACAGCCACACGATCCGCTGCCAGGGCCGTGCAAGAGATTTTGAGGAGCTGA
- a CDS encoding adenylate kinase — translation MPRILIIGCSGSGKSTLAKQIASACRLPYINTDALYWNSDWSVVPTETVLAAIDFEAENYVLDGNFASSREQVWRAVDIIVWLDYGLPLVLYRLFFRNMRWWLSDASPWTGKRMSFRRACAGLWHGFRSHGKKRTAYPGYLMDFPDKEIHRISSKKERTLLLNALSTRFGF, via the coding sequence ATGCCCCGTATTTTGATAATAGGATGTAGCGGTAGCGGTAAATCCACGCTGGCAAAACAAATTGCATCAGCTTGTAGGCTCCCTTACATCAACACAGATGCCTTATACTGGAACAGCGACTGGTCCGTCGTTCCAACCGAAACGGTACTGGCGGCTATAGATTTCGAGGCAGAAAACTATGTGCTCGATGGGAATTTTGCTTCAAGCCGTGAACAGGTATGGCGCGCGGTAGACATTATTGTCTGGCTGGATTATGGCCTACCGCTTGTGCTCTACCGCCTTTTCTTTAGAAATATGCGCTGGTGGCTTTCAGATGCTTCTCCCTGGACGGGAAAACGGATGAGCTTTAGGCGAGCTTGCGCTGGGCTATGGCATGGCTTCCGGTCGCATGGTAAGAAGCGCACAGCTTACCCAGGGTATCTCATGGACTTTCCGGATAAAGAGATCCATCGGATATCCAGCAAAAAAGAACGCACACTACTCCTCAATGCGTTGAGTACCCGATTCGGATTTTGA
- a CDS encoding GNAT family N-acetyltransferase has product MTTDLQYQFGLTESLRSQAALLYDQAFGAKFSVAIKDTNQRIALLSKALLLPYAVTAVASGKLVGLAGFQTPQGSLTKGITIKMLFKELGLMRGLRATLIFSLFEREAQATELLMDGIAVAAEARGHGIGSTLLNELKAYAKEHGYQQIRLDVIDTNPRARQLYERHGFKATEIVHFRFLKGLLGFSAATTMIYKVA; this is encoded by the coding sequence ATGACTACAGACCTTCAATACCAGTTTGGATTGACTGAATCGCTCAGGTCCCAAGCCGCCCTGCTGTACGACCAGGCGTTTGGTGCTAAATTCTCCGTGGCAATCAAAGACACCAATCAGCGGATTGCCCTGCTCTCGAAGGCCTTGCTACTCCCCTATGCAGTTACTGCCGTGGCCAGTGGAAAACTTGTTGGCCTGGCTGGTTTTCAGACGCCACAAGGCTCCTTAACAAAAGGCATTACGATTAAGATGTTATTCAAAGAATTGGGACTCATGCGAGGCCTCAGGGCAACCCTGATTTTCAGTCTATTCGAAAGGGAAGCACAGGCAACCGAGTTGCTCATGGATGGCATCGCAGTGGCGGCCGAGGCCCGGGGACATGGCATCGGCTCCACTTTACTCAACGAATTAAAAGCTTATGCAAAAGAGCACGGCTATCAGCAAATAAGGCTGGACGTAATCGATACCAATCCGCGGGCCAGGCAACTGTATGAACGCCATGGCTTTAAGGCAACCGAAATAGTGCATTTCAGATTCCTAAAGGGACTGCTAGGGTTTAGCGCTGCAACTACCATGATCTATAAAGTGGCATAG
- a CDS encoding GyrI-like domain-containing protein: MAKIDHKKELKTYYRASAKQVVEVDVPAMNFLRVEGKGEPGAPPYVAAVEALYSVSYTIKFMVKKAGTDYGVLPLEGLWWADDMADFVNDNKANWRWIMMIMQPPLVDTDLVKAAIGHVKEKKQLAAIDNLSFESFKEGLSAQILHVGPFAEEGPTIERVHAFIQDSGRSLSGKHHEIYLSDIRRAAPENWKTIIRQPMQ; encoded by the coding sequence ATGGCTAAAATTGACCATAAAAAAGAACTCAAAACTTACTACCGCGCTTCTGCAAAACAAGTGGTTGAAGTGGATGTCCCGGCAATGAACTTCTTGAGGGTAGAAGGCAAAGGTGAACCGGGCGCTCCACCCTATGTGGCAGCCGTTGAAGCATTGTATTCCGTTTCGTACACCATCAAGTTCATGGTAAAGAAGGCCGGCACGGACTACGGTGTACTGCCGCTGGAGGGCTTGTGGTGGGCGGATGACATGGCTGACTTTGTCAACGACAACAAAGCCAATTGGCGGTGGATCATGATGATTATGCAACCCCCGCTTGTAGACACCGACCTGGTCAAAGCTGCAATCGGACATGTAAAGGAGAAGAAGCAACTGGCTGCAATTGACAACCTGTCATTTGAATCTTTTAAAGAAGGCTTGTCGGCACAGATCCTACACGTGGGCCCGTTTGCCGAAGAAGGACCAACCATCGAAAGGGTTCACGCATTCATTCAAGACAGCGGCCGCAGCCTGAGCGGTAAGCACCACGAGATATACCTGTCAGATATCCGACGGGCAGCCCCGGAGAACTGGAAGACAATCATCAGGCAACCTATGCAATGA
- a CDS encoding metal-dependent hydrolase, whose product MDLITQGLLGATVAQAGAKRDELQLASLVGFCAPLLADADTLLRSAEDPLLFLENHRHFTPALAFIPIGALVASLLLWPFLKKRLAFKRIYFYALLGYATAGILDACTSYGTHLLWPFSDVRTAWSIISIFDPLFSLGLLLALGIGLVKHKPGVAKIGLAFAGAYLLLGVMQQHRAASLARAEAAETGHTVERLIVKPTMGNLVLWRSVYQSEGMYYVDAVRVGLPNQSRVFKGDMVDVFDVSRDLPRLSAQTTLYDDIQRFAVFSDGFLAWHPDQPNVLGDVRYAMLPTSTRPLWGITLNLDAPNEHVSFDTYRSLSAGERKAFLAMLFE is encoded by the coding sequence ATGGACCTCATCACACAAGGATTACTCGGCGCTACCGTAGCGCAGGCCGGCGCAAAGCGCGATGAACTGCAACTGGCCTCACTGGTTGGCTTTTGCGCGCCCCTCCTTGCGGATGCAGACACCCTCCTGCGTTCGGCTGAAGACCCGCTCTTGTTTCTTGAGAACCACCGACACTTTACCCCTGCCCTGGCCTTTATCCCCATAGGCGCACTCGTTGCCTCCCTGCTGCTCTGGCCTTTTTTAAAAAAGCGGCTGGCCTTTAAACGCATCTATTTCTACGCGCTTCTCGGATACGCCACCGCCGGGATACTTGATGCCTGCACCAGCTACGGCACCCACCTGTTGTGGCCTTTTAGCGACGTCCGCACCGCCTGGAGTATCATTTCCATCTTTGATCCGTTGTTCTCTTTGGGCTTGCTACTGGCCCTTGGCATTGGCCTTGTAAAACACAAACCGGGCGTAGCAAAAATTGGACTGGCCTTCGCCGGCGCTTATCTGTTGCTGGGTGTCATGCAGCAACACCGGGCGGCATCACTCGCACGCGCTGAAGCTGCGGAAACAGGACACACTGTTGAGCGGCTGATTGTTAAGCCCACAATGGGTAATCTGGTCCTGTGGCGTTCGGTCTATCAATCAGAGGGCATGTATTATGTGGATGCTGTGCGCGTTGGGCTGCCGAACCAAAGCCGGGTTTTCAAAGGGGATATGGTGGACGTATTTGATGTCAGCCGTGACCTGCCTCGGCTGTCAGCGCAGACCACGCTCTATGACGACATCCAGCGGTTTGCTGTTTTCTCTGACGGCTTCCTTGCGTGGCACCCCGATCAACCCAATGTTTTGGGTGATGTACGCTACGCCATGTTACCAACCAGTACCCGTCCGCTTTGGGGCATCACGTTGAACCTTGATGCGCCAAATGAACACGTCTCGTTTGATACCTATCGCTCGTTGTCTGCCGGGGAACGGAAAGCCTTTCTTGCCATGCTTTTCGAATGA